A window of the Anaerosoma tenue genome harbors these coding sequences:
- a CDS encoding TrkH family potassium uptake protein, translating to MRAILHYTGMLVLALAAMMVIPFLVAVFSAEWDPALDYLCGAGVTAAVGALLAQAAPRGAPINRRDALLITALAWLAASLAGAVPLALSGHWGSYLDACFEAMSGITTSGLVLVQDLDHLANAHNVWRHLMQLMGGQGIVVAALTVALGVRGGGAMSLYMAEGRDERIMPNVLHTARFIWLVTAVYVALGIVSLTIVNLVSGMEPARSVLHAFCNTAACWDTGGFGPQSQNSLYYHSAVYEAITVILMIAGTFNFNLHAHIWRGERMEMFKNIEARTMAINTLVFSMLVGLGLASTSLYSESGEIVRKGIYHLLSASSGTGQQSLYAAQWTNGFGDLAFVAILLAMAFGGMASSTAGGIKAFRIGVTVKGLIWRVRQSLAPQSAMISGSYHHFSKAPINAEILSSAFLITLLYTFTYITGGIIGMMYGYAPAEALFESISATANVGLSTGVTSPAMPVGLKLVYIVQMWAGRLEFLALFTLVASAIAAIRDRRRSA from the coding sequence ATGCGCGCCATCCTCCATTACACCGGCATGCTGGTGCTCGCCCTTGCGGCGATGATGGTCATCCCGTTCTTGGTGGCGGTCTTCTCGGCCGAGTGGGACCCTGCGCTCGACTACCTCTGTGGCGCCGGCGTGACGGCGGCTGTGGGCGCCCTGCTCGCGCAGGCGGCTCCGCGCGGCGCACCGATCAACAGGCGCGATGCGCTCCTGATCACCGCGCTGGCGTGGCTCGCGGCGTCCCTTGCCGGGGCGGTGCCGCTGGCGCTTTCCGGCCACTGGGGCAGCTATCTCGACGCCTGCTTCGAGGCGATGTCGGGGATCACCACGAGCGGCTTGGTGCTGGTGCAGGACCTCGACCATCTTGCCAACGCCCACAACGTGTGGCGCCATCTGATGCAGCTCATGGGAGGTCAGGGGATCGTGGTGGCCGCGCTTACCGTCGCCCTCGGCGTGCGCGGTGGCGGCGCAATGTCGCTGTACATGGCCGAGGGCCGGGACGAGCGCATCATGCCCAACGTGCTTCACACCGCGCGGTTCATCTGGCTCGTCACCGCGGTGTACGTGGCGCTCGGCATCGTCTCGCTCACGATCGTGAACCTCGTCTCGGGCATGGAGCCCGCCCGCAGCGTGCTCCACGCGTTCTGCAACACGGCGGCGTGCTGGGACACCGGCGGTTTCGGGCCGCAGTCGCAGAACTCGCTCTACTACCACAGCGCCGTGTACGAGGCGATCACAGTGATCCTCATGATCGCGGGCACGTTCAACTTCAACCTGCATGCGCACATCTGGCGTGGCGAGCGGATGGAGATGTTCAAGAACATCGAGGCCCGCACGATGGCGATCAACACGCTGGTGTTCAGCATGCTCGTCGGCCTGGGGCTTGCGAGCACCTCTCTCTACTCGGAGTCCGGAGAGATCGTGCGCAAGGGCATCTATCATCTCCTCTCGGCGAGCAGCGGCACCGGGCAGCAGAGCCTGTATGCCGCCCAGTGGACGAACGGCTTCGGCGATCTTGCGTTCGTGGCGATCCTGCTGGCGATGGCCTTCGGCGGCATGGCCTCATCCACGGCGGGCGGCATCAAGGCGTTCCGCATCGGCGTCACGGTCAAGGGGCTCATCTGGCGCGTGCGGCAGTCGTTGGCGCCGCAGAGCGCGATGATCAGCGGCTCCTACCACCACTTCTCCAAGGCGCCCATTAACGCCGAGATCCTCTCGAGCGCGTTCCTCATCACGTTGCTGTACACGTTCACATACATCACCGGGGGCATCATCGGGATGATGTACGGCTATGCGCCAGCCGAGGCGTTGTTCGAATCCATCTCGGCCACGGCGAACGTGGGGCTCTCCACGGGCGTGACGAGCCCTGCGATGCCCGTTGGGCTGAAGCTCGTGTATATCGTGCAGATGTGGGCCGGCCGGCTCGAGTTCCTGGCGCTCTTCACACTGGTGGCGAGCGCCATCGCGGCGATCCGGGACAGGAGGCGCAGCGCATGA
- a CDS encoding SpoIIE family protein phosphatase: MAATDLSAADMGVLTPGLWDPRRISMLLEGAPFPAALWSGSELRFTWMNTTFLDLLGEVRPRWDLLGMPVKGFLSDSRSASRFIDVAYTGHPITVPEYEFRSPWGEKSYWQLSYLPVPGRVSDPHNVLFFGVDVTATVRDRLESEEVARDLRRATGLIDVTVLSSLDAEDILQRVLVEATEALGADWGWLADREADAWVFRNVHGWPIEATGLRFTEDDLSLPGYAARIGRALAVSQSDAKRREEFELMLKHDIGGFALVPVKSRGDITAVMGFCWDADLAFGDAHQELLHKLELSLSLALENARQYAAERSLTRSLRSAFFTAPAAVEGFEMGHLYHAVSGSGHVGGDFYDVVPLPGSQIGVLIGDTAGHSIESAGLTALVKNAMRSEALHLPSPRSVISRANELVLRGAEPHEFVSAFFGTIDAVSGRMAYSLAGHPPAVVARTGEAPALLAQDGTALGTAGRTEYGDHETTLDMGDLLVLYTDGLLEARSPSGEPFGTERLLQAVHEHADESAEHIPESLFLKAFSFADGHLADDIAIVALRRTSAPGGIEQPRLDLGAAVA; the protein is encoded by the coding sequence GTGGCTGCGACGGACCTGAGCGCTGCTGATATGGGAGTCCTTACGCCGGGACTGTGGGATCCCCGGCGCATCTCGATGCTGCTCGAGGGCGCTCCGTTTCCTGCTGCGTTGTGGTCCGGCAGCGAGCTCCGCTTCACCTGGATGAACACGACCTTCCTCGACCTCCTCGGCGAGGTCCGTCCCCGGTGGGACCTCCTCGGCATGCCCGTGAAGGGCTTCCTGTCGGATTCCCGCTCGGCCTCGCGCTTCATAGACGTGGCGTACACCGGGCATCCGATCACGGTGCCCGAGTATGAGTTCCGCTCGCCATGGGGTGAGAAGTCGTACTGGCAGCTCTCGTATCTGCCGGTCCCGGGGCGTGTGTCGGACCCGCACAACGTGCTCTTCTTCGGGGTGGACGTCACTGCGACCGTCCGCGACCGTCTCGAGAGCGAGGAAGTCGCGCGCGATCTGCGGCGCGCGACCGGCCTGATCGACGTCACCGTGCTCTCCTCGCTCGATGCGGAGGACATCCTGCAGCGCGTGCTGGTGGAGGCCACCGAGGCGCTCGGCGCCGACTGGGGGTGGCTGGCCGACCGGGAGGCGGACGCATGGGTGTTCCGCAACGTGCACGGGTGGCCGATCGAGGCCACGGGCCTGCGGTTCACCGAGGACGACCTCTCGCTGCCGGGATACGCGGCCCGTATCGGGCGGGCGCTCGCGGTCTCGCAATCGGACGCGAAGCGCCGCGAGGAGTTCGAGCTGATGCTCAAGCACGATATCGGCGGGTTCGCGCTCGTCCCGGTGAAGAGCAGGGGCGACATCACCGCGGTCATGGGCTTCTGCTGGGATGCGGACCTGGCGTTCGGCGATGCCCATCAGGAGTTGTTGCACAAGCTCGAGCTCTCGCTGTCCCTGGCGTTGGAGAACGCGCGTCAGTATGCCGCCGAGCGTTCGCTCACGCGGTCGCTGCGAAGCGCCTTCTTCACTGCGCCGGCGGCGGTGGAAGGCTTCGAGATGGGGCACCTGTATCACGCGGTCTCGGGCTCCGGGCACGTGGGTGGCGACTTCTACGACGTGGTGCCGCTGCCGGGCTCGCAGATCGGCGTGCTGATCGGCGACACCGCGGGCCACAGCATCGAGAGCGCCGGTCTGACGGCGCTCGTGAAGAACGCCATGCGCTCCGAGGCGCTCCACCTTCCGTCGCCCCGTTCGGTGATCTCTCGCGCCAACGAGCTCGTGCTCCGGGGCGCCGAGCCCCATGAGTTCGTGTCGGCGTTCTTCGGCACGATCGACGCGGTCAGCGGCCGTATGGCGTACAGCCTCGCGGGCCATCCACCCGCGGTCGTCGCACGCACGGGAGAAGCGCCGGCGCTGCTGGCACAGGACGGGACGGCGCTGGGCACTGCGGGCAGGACCGAGTACGGCGACCACGAGACCACGCTCGACATGGGGGATCTCCTGGTGCTGTACACAGACGGGTTGCTCGAGGCACGCTCCCCGTCGGGCGAGCCCTTCGGTACTGAGCGGCTGCTCCAGGCGGTCCACGAGCATGCCGACGAGAGCGCCGAGCACATCCCGGAGTCGCTGTTCCTCAAGGCCTTCAGCTTCGCCGATGGCCACCTCGCCGACGACATCGCGATCGTCGCGCTTCGTCGAACCTCGGCTCCCGGCGGTATCGAGCAGCCACGGCTCGACCTGGGTGCTGCCGTCGCCTGA
- a CDS encoding zinc ribbon domain-containing protein — MRCPNCQTEVRDGAAFCGSCGAAIPQGAPAGTEQPTAPMTPPAAAAPAGAAVDQAQAEYERQMAEYRAKQAEYERQKAAYDQQQAPYQQPTQVMPPAQGQPGYAQPGYVQPPPPPKKKTGLVIGIVAAVVVVLIGLVVGGILIARNLADDAIQDLEASIEQPVVEEATGEETEADAGGAAAPSGYATADEAVAAALAEDDAGDWVYQIYDEDGDTITYWAGPPNSEWVSEITVQRGPDGSWTVTGAAPLEFGGDVPMSAGDEAAFIVLEFLTAVQQDRAEDAHGFTVEPFSLDPASASYSNGELTAFEVLAVEEQSDGTVWVTTSETWYGNTESWSYYVVPTEIGYRISSLEPA; from the coding sequence ATGCGGTGTCCGAATTGCCAGACCGAGGTCCGTGACGGCGCTGCGTTCTGCGGGTCGTGCGGCGCCGCGATACCGCAGGGGGCGCCCGCCGGGACGGAACAGCCTACAGCGCCGATGACGCCTCCAGCCGCCGCGGCGCCCGCCGGGGCCGCAGTGGACCAGGCGCAGGCGGAGTACGAGCGGCAGATGGCCGAATATCGGGCCAAGCAGGCGGAGTACGAGCGGCAGAAGGCCGCTTACGACCAGCAGCAGGCGCCCTACCAGCAGCCCACGCAGGTCATGCCGCCGGCACAGGGACAGCCGGGCTATGCGCAGCCCGGGTACGTCCAGCCGCCGCCACCGCCGAAGAAGAAGACCGGACTCGTCATCGGCATCGTCGCAGCGGTCGTGGTGGTGCTCATCGGGCTTGTGGTCGGCGGCATCCTCATCGCGCGCAACCTCGCCGATGACGCCATACAGGACCTGGAGGCGTCGATCGAGCAACCCGTCGTCGAGGAGGCCACAGGGGAAGAAACCGAAGCGGACGCGGGTGGTGCGGCAGCGCCGTCCGGCTATGCCACCGCCGATGAAGCCGTGGCCGCCGCACTGGCCGAGGACGACGCGGGCGACTGGGTCTACCAGATCTACGATGAGGACGGCGACACGATCACCTACTGGGCAGGGCCGCCCAACAGCGAGTGGGTCTCGGAGATAACCGTTCAGCGTGGCCCCGACGGTTCGTGGACCGTGACCGGCGCGGCTCCTCTGGAGTTCGGCGGCGATGTGCCGATGTCTGCTGGCGATGAGGCCGCGTTCATCGTGCTCGAGTTCCTCACGGCCGTACAGCAGGATCGCGCCGAGGACGCCCACGGCTTCACCGTGGAGCCGTTCAGCCTCGATCCGGCGAGCGCCTCCTACTCCAACGGGGAGCTCACGGCGTTCGAGGTGCTTGCGGTGGAGGAGCAGTCGGATGGCACCGTGTGGGTGACCACCAGCGAGACGTGGTACGGCAACACCGAGAGCTGGAGCTACTACGTGGTCCCCACGGAGATCGGCTACCGCATCTCGAGTCTCGAGCCGGCCTGA
- a CDS encoding threonine aldolase family protein gives MTQVVRGFASDNASGAHPLVMAAMSEANAGHVHAYGADPWTERAHELMRREFGSQVETFFVFNGTGANSTALQALIRSYEAVICPASAHINTDECGAPERFTGGKLLAVDTPDGKLTPALIEGSITGVGFEHTSQPAVVSITQSTEYGTVYRPDELRAIAETARSHGLRLHVDGARLSNAAAALGCSLGEACAGADVLSFGATKNGAVLAESVVFFDPALADGFKYVRKQSAQLASKMRYVSAQYVALLEDGLWRRNAENANAMAALLADRVRTVPGVRITQAVDANEVFAILPREVIGPLAEKHDFYVWDERADEVRWVTSWDTTTEDVERFAAAVAEACAGVGA, from the coding sequence ATGACACAGGTGGTCCGCGGTTTCGCCAGCGACAACGCGTCCGGCGCCCATCCGTTGGTGATGGCGGCGATGTCCGAGGCCAACGCCGGGCATGTCCATGCGTATGGCGCGGACCCGTGGACCGAGCGGGCGCACGAACTCATGCGGCGGGAGTTCGGGTCGCAGGTGGAGACGTTCTTCGTGTTCAACGGCACCGGCGCCAACAGCACGGCGTTGCAGGCGCTGATCAGGTCATACGAAGCGGTCATCTGCCCCGCATCCGCGCATATCAACACCGACGAATGCGGCGCCCCCGAGCGGTTCACGGGAGGCAAGCTCCTTGCCGTGGACACGCCCGACGGCAAGCTCACCCCCGCGCTCATCGAGGGTTCGATCACCGGCGTCGGCTTCGAGCACACCAGCCAGCCCGCGGTGGTATCGATCACGCAGTCCACCGAGTACGGCACGGTGTATCGCCCCGACGAGCTCCGGGCGATCGCCGAGACCGCACGTTCCCACGGTCTGCGGCTGCACGTTGACGGCGCGCGGCTGTCAAACGCTGCGGCGGCGCTCGGCTGCTCGCTGGGAGAGGCGTGTGCGGGGGCCGACGTCCTGTCGTTCGGCGCCACCAAGAACGGGGCGGTGTTGGCCGAGTCGGTCGTGTTCTTCGACCCCGCGCTCGCGGACGGTTTCAAGTACGTGCGCAAGCAAAGCGCGCAACTGGCCTCCAAGATGCGCTACGTCTCGGCGCAGTACGTGGCCTTGCTCGAAGACGGACTCTGGCGGCGCAACGCCGAGAACGCCAACGCGATGGCGGCGCTGCTCGCCGACCGCGTACGCACCGTCCCCGGCGTGCGCATCACGCAGGCGGTTGACGCCAACGAGGTGTTCGCCATCTTGCCCCGGGAGGTCATAGGCCCGTTGGCCGAGAAGCACGACTTCTACGTTTGGGACGAGCGCGCCGACGAAGTCCGCTGGGTCACGAGCTGGGACACCACGACAGAGGACGTCGAGCGGTTCGCCGCGGCAGTGGCCGAGGCGTGCGCCGGCGTGGGGGCGTA